The genome window TCGGTTAAATCTACTTCAAATAAACGGAACGGATTTTGCCGTCTTTTTTGCTGAGCTTGCGCCAGCCAGTCTTCAATACTGTCCGCTTCAAAACGCACCCCTTTGCCCTCACGATAAGACAAACGCATTAAATCGTCGAAGGAGATATCCTGAATAGTTCGCTGGTCCTGATAAAAAATATCGCAAAAGGCCTGATTGCAACCAAGCATTTTGTCATCTGCGCTTAAAATGGCATAACCATCGTTACAGACTTCAATAAATTCAAGTAGTTTTTGCTGAAACATCAGCTGAGAGAATGGCATAACAACCTCTGCCGCAACCGCTATGGTTAAACACTAGCAGAGGGAATTAAGAGTGCCAGAGAAGATTGTAAACTTAAGCTTGATCAGAGGTTTAAATAAAAAAAGGGACAATGAATTGTCCCTTTTAATTAACGAAAATCCATCAAAGTTCAGGCCGTTTGCCAGGCCATGCACTCAATACGGTTTCTGCAACCTGCTTTAACTCTGCGCAATTCGCACCACTGGTGGCCTGCACAGCCATGCCCTGCATTACGGCGAGTATATAACGAGCTAAAGCAGCCGGGTCCGAATTCTGTGGTAAATCGCCGTCTGCTTTGGCTTGTTCCAGACGAGTGCATAAAGCAGTTTCTCCGGCACGACGTTTGGCAATCAACGCTTCTTTCACAAAAGTGGCCGACTCGCTGCAGGCAAGAGCGCCCTGCACTATGACACAACCCGGTGGATTGTCCGGGTCAGCATTAGTACTGGCTGCACCACAGAGCATATGTTTGACCACTTCAAAGGAAGTAGTCAGCTCTAACGCTGGATAAAAAAACGCACAAGGACGGTTTTCATACAGCTCAATAGCTTTCAAAAACAGTTGTTCTTTATTACCAAAAGCGGCATACAAACTAGGTTTGTTGATGCCCATAGCCTCACATAAATCAGGCAAGGATGCGCCTTCGTAACCTTTACGCCAGAAGACTTCCAATGCTTTTTGCAAGGCCTTTTCCATGTCAAAAGCGCGCGGGCGTCCCACTGTTGGCGCTGCTGTTACCGCTGATGCTGACATTTCAGACTCCGGATTAAAAACGATGCCCTAGCATAAACTGCTTGGCAACACATGTCCAGAAAGGAATATTTACCAACTGGTACATTATTGTATATAATAGCAACTTATCTTGACAGACCAGTTGCTAGCCCTGCTTTTGACTCTGTAACCCAGAAATAGTTTTAGGCAATGCAAAGCGGTTTTTAGATATTCAGTAAAAACACAGCGCATTTTATGCTGTATCCCGTTAACAGACCTTCCTGCAGTAGCTGCTGCTAACCCAGAAACTTCGGCTTATAACCAAAGTTTTCTCGCTAGTTCAAAAGACTCTACAGTTATTTACCGTTCGGTACAAAATAATGATTGACTCTTGGTTGAACTTCTATATATTTACCGAGCGGTACAAAACTAACAGATGAAAACAGTTTGTACAACAAAAGTTGAATTTAAATTTACTGAATGAGGAAAATGTCATGAGCAGCAACAGCACTATTCGTACCTTTGTATTGGGAAGCATCGCCGCCTTAGTGTTATCCGCTTGTGGCACTCCGGAAGCCGCAGCACCGGGCGCTATGGCAGCACCGGAAATTAATGTGGCTACAGTAGTAAACGAAAAAATCACTGAATGGGATGAGTTTACCGGTCGTTTACAGGCGCCGGAAACTGTCACTTTGGTGCCACGTGTATCAGGTTATATCGAGCAGGTATTTTTCACTGAAGGTGCTTTAGTCAAACAAGGCGACTTGTTATTCCAGATTGATGCCCGCCCTTTTGCTGCTGAAGTCGCGCGCTTAAGAGCAGAGCTAACCAATGCTGAAACAGCACAAAAACTGGCAGATAACGATTACCGTCGTGCCGCAGCACTGAAAAAACAACGTGCTATCTCTGAAGAAGTATTAGACACCCGTCAAACCCGTAAGCTGCAATCAGCGGCCACTGTAGCTTCTGTGAAAGCTGCATTGCAACGTGCTGAACTGGACTTGTCTTTTACGCAAGTCAAAGCGCCTATTTCAGGTCGTGTTTCTTACGCTCAAATCACAGCAGGTAACTTTGTTCAGGCTGGTAGCAGCCAACTGACGACCTTAGTCAGCACCAGCAAAATGTATGCGTACTTTGATGCTGATGAACAAACTTATCTGAAGTATGTGCAGCTGGCTACAGCAGGCAACAGAGCTGAACAGCGCACAGCCCACAATACTGTCTATATGGCTTTGGCTGGTGACAGCGAATTTGGTTATGTCGGTAGCATCGACTTTATCGACAACAGCATCAATGCACAGACCGGTACTATCCGTGCCCGCGCTACCTTTGAAAATGTCGATAACAAATTAATCCCAGGTTTATTCGCCCGCTTAAAACTGGTTGGCAGCAATGCGTATCAAGGCATTCTGATCGACGACAAAGCCATAGGCACAGACTTAAACAACAAGTTTGTACTGGTGGTGAATAACGAAAACCAACTGGAATACCGCCCTGTCACTTTAGGTGAGAAGGTTAACGGCCTGCGCATCATAAGCTCTGGTTTAAATGCTTCGGATCGTATTGTGGTGAACGGCCTGCAACGTGTTCGTCCATCCATGACAATCCAGCCTAAACTGGTAGAGATGGCAACAAGCCAGCAATTAACAAGCTTAAAAGCTGAACAACAGCAGTTGGAAGCGGACAGCAAGCAGGAACTTACTGCTGCTGCTGAACAAGCGGCTTCTGTGCAAGCAACGGCTAATCAGGGTTAAGGAACGGATATGTTATCGCAATTTTTTATCAAAAGACCTATTTTTGCCGCCGTGCTGTCGCTGCTGATTTTTATCGGCGGCGCCATAGCCGTCTGGCAATTACCTATCACTGAATACCCTGAAGTGGTGCCACCTACAGTAGTAGTGACGGCTAACTATCCGGGTGCTAACCCTAAAGTCATAGCTGACACCGTTGCTTCGCCTTTAGAGCAGGAAATTAACGGCGTCGAAGACATGTTGTATATGTCTTCACAGGCTACGTCTGATGGCCGTATGACCTTGACTATCACCTTCGCTATAGGTACTGACGTTGACCGTGCTCAAACTCAGGTGCAAAGCCGGGTTGACCGCGCTAAGCCTCGCCTGCCGCAGGAAGTACAACGTTTAGGTGTGGTGACTGAGAAATCATCGCCGGATTTAACCATGGTGGTGCATTTAACTTCACCGGATGACAGATACGATATGCTGTATTTGTCGAACTATGCGGCGCTGAACGTTAAAGACGAATTAGCCCGTATTGAAGGTGTAGGTGCTGTGCGTTTATTTGGTGCCAGCGAATACAGCTTACGTATCTGGCTGGATCCGAATAAAGTCTCAGCTGTAGGTTTATCACCAGCGCAAATCCTGGCTTCTATTCGTGAGCAAAACCAACAGGCAGCTGCTGGTTCTTTAGGCGCTCAACCTGCGGGTGACAGCGACTTCCAAATTCTGATTAACGTCAAAGGCCGTTTAACCACAGAGCAGGAATTTGCTGACATTATCGTTAAAGTCGGTGAAGACGGCGAAGTCACACGTATCCGTGATATTGGCCGGGTGGAGTTAGGTGCTCAGTCTTATGCACTGCGTTCATTACTGAATAACAAAGATGCTGTGGCTATTCCTATTTTCCAGGCTTCAGGCTCAAACGCCATTCAGATTTCTGATGATGTGCGCGCCACTATGGCAGAACTGTCGAAAGGTTTCCCTGAAGGTTTAACTTACGACATCGTCTACGACCCTACCGTATTCGTTAGGGGCTCTATTGAAGCAGTCATCAAAACCTTGCTGGAAGCCATATTACTGGTGGTTCTGGTGGTGGTGTTATTCCTGCAAACCTGGCGTGCTTCTATTATTCCTTTAGTGGCTGTGCCTGTATCTCTGATTGGTACCTTTGCCTTTATGCATCTGCTGGGCTTTTCATTAAACGCTTTATCCTTATTTGGTCTGGTATTGGCCATAGGTATAGTGGTGGATGACGCCATAGTGGTGGTAGAAAACGTGGAGCGTAATATCGCTGATGGCTTATCTCCTATGGCCGCCACACAAAAAGCCATGAAAGAAGTAACAGGCCCTATTGTCGCGACCACTTTAGTACTGGCAGCTGTATTTATCCCTACCGCTTTTATGTCAGGTTTAACAGGCCAGTTTTATAAGCAGTTCGCTTTAACTATCACTATTTCTACCTTTATCTCGGCGTTGAACTCGTTAACCTTGAGCCCAGCTTTGGCTGCGCTGTTGTTAAAACCTCATGGTTCAAAACCTGATGCTTTAACCCGTGTACTGAACAAAGCCTTTGGCAGCTGGTTATTTGATCCATTTAACCGCCTGTTTAGCAAAGCGTCCAAAGGTTATGGCCTGATGGTACGTAAAGTGATTCGGTTTGGTGGCATTATCGGTATTCTGTACATTGGTTTAGTTGGCTTAACTGCAGTGCAGTTCCAGCAAACCCCTACAGGTTATGTGCCTGGTCAGGATAAACAGTACTTAGTGGCTTTTGCTCAGTTACCGGACGCTTCTTCTTTAGACAGAACCGAAGCTGTGATTAAAGAAATGTCCCGTATCGCAGCAGAACATCCTGGTGTAGCGAACTCTATCTCCTTTCCAGGTTTGTCCATCAACGGTTTTACCAACAGCCCAAGCGCAGGCATTGTGTTTGTAGGTTTGGATGACTTTAGCGAACGTGGTTCACCTGAATTATCAGGCAATGCTATAGCAGCAGCGTTAAACCAGAAATTCGCCGGTATTCAGGACGCCTTTATCGCCATATTCCCGCCGCCGCCAGTACAAGGTTTAGGCACCATAGGTGGATTCCGTCTGCAAATTCAGGACAGAGCCAACCTGGGGTATGAAGAGCTGGCAGCTGTGTCTATGCAAGTGATGCAAAAAGCCTGGGCAACGCCTGAACTAGCTGGTGTGTTCTCAAGTTATCAGGTGAATGTACCGCAACTGGATTTAGACGTAGACCGTACCAAAGCTAAACAACAAGGCGTCAATCTGGATGAGATATTCCAGACGCTGCAGGTGTATATGGGTTCGGCTTATGTCAACGACTTCAACCAGTTTGGTCGGACTTATCAGGTGAATGTGCAAGCGGACGAGCAATTCCGTCAGGATCCTGAGCAAATTCGTCAGCTTAAAGTGCGCAACAACGCAGGTGAAATGATCCCGCTGGGTTCCTTCATCAACGTGAAACATTCAGCTGGCCCTGACCGCGTCATGCACTACAACGGTTACACCACAGCAGAAATTAACGGTGGCCCTGCCCCTGGTTACAGTACAGGCGAAGCTCAGGCTGCTATCGAAAAAATTCTGGCTGAAACTTTACCGCAAGGTATGACCTATGAGTGGACAGAGCTGACTTATCAGCAAATCCTGGCTGGTAGCGCAGAGTTGTTCATATTCCCGCTGGTGATACTGCTGGTGTTTATGGTGTTGGCTGCTCAGTACGAAAGCTTAACTTTACCGCTGGCTATCATCCTGATTGTGCCTATGACCTTGT of Rheinheimera sp. MM224 contains these proteins:
- a CDS encoding efflux RND transporter permease subunit; amino-acid sequence: MLSQFFIKRPIFAAVLSLLIFIGGAIAVWQLPITEYPEVVPPTVVVTANYPGANPKVIADTVASPLEQEINGVEDMLYMSSQATSDGRMTLTITFAIGTDVDRAQTQVQSRVDRAKPRLPQEVQRLGVVTEKSSPDLTMVVHLTSPDDRYDMLYLSNYAALNVKDELARIEGVGAVRLFGASEYSLRIWLDPNKVSAVGLSPAQILASIREQNQQAAAGSLGAQPAGDSDFQILINVKGRLTTEQEFADIIVKVGEDGEVTRIRDIGRVELGAQSYALRSLLNNKDAVAIPIFQASGSNAIQISDDVRATMAELSKGFPEGLTYDIVYDPTVFVRGSIEAVIKTLLEAILLVVLVVVLFLQTWRASIIPLVAVPVSLIGTFAFMHLLGFSLNALSLFGLVLAIGIVVDDAIVVVENVERNIADGLSPMAATQKAMKEVTGPIVATTLVLAAVFIPTAFMSGLTGQFYKQFALTITISTFISALNSLTLSPALAALLLKPHGSKPDALTRVLNKAFGSWLFDPFNRLFSKASKGYGLMVRKVIRFGGIIGILYIGLVGLTAVQFQQTPTGYVPGQDKQYLVAFAQLPDASSLDRTEAVIKEMSRIAAEHPGVANSISFPGLSINGFTNSPSAGIVFVGLDDFSERGSPELSGNAIAAALNQKFAGIQDAFIAIFPPPPVQGLGTIGGFRLQIQDRANLGYEELAAVSMQVMQKAWATPELAGVFSSYQVNVPQLDLDVDRTKAKQQGVNLDEIFQTLQVYMGSAYVNDFNQFGRTYQVNVQADEQFRQDPEQIRQLKVRNNAGEMIPLGSFINVKHSAGPDRVMHYNGYTTAEINGGPAPGYSTGEAQAAIEKILAETLPQGMTYEWTELTYQQILAGSAELFIFPLVILLVFMVLAAQYESLTLPLAIILIVPMTLLSAMTGVWIYGGDNNIFTQIGLIVLVGLATKNAILIVEFAKELQDHGMKTMDAILEAARLRLRPILMTSIAFIMGVVPMVFSTGAGAEMRQAMGVAVFAGMIGVTIFGLILTPLFYYTLAKRRDRQLAQASDTVNATKTEETHHA
- a CDS encoding efflux RND transporter periplasmic adaptor subunit, with protein sequence MSSNSTIRTFVLGSIAALVLSACGTPEAAAPGAMAAPEINVATVVNEKITEWDEFTGRLQAPETVTLVPRVSGYIEQVFFTEGALVKQGDLLFQIDARPFAAEVARLRAELTNAETAQKLADNDYRRAAALKKQRAISEEVLDTRQTRKLQSAATVASVKAALQRAELDLSFTQVKAPISGRVSYAQITAGNFVQAGSSQLTTLVSTSKMYAYFDADEQTYLKYVQLATAGNRAEQRTAHNTVYMALAGDSEFGYVGSIDFIDNSINAQTGTIRARATFENVDNKLIPGLFARLKLVGSNAYQGILIDDKAIGTDLNNKFVLVVNNENQLEYRPVTLGEKVNGLRIISSGLNASDRIVVNGLQRVRPSMTIQPKLVEMATSQQLTSLKAEQQQLEADSKQELTAAAEQAASVQATANQG
- a CDS encoding TetR/AcrR family transcriptional regulator — encoded protein: MSASAVTAAPTVGRPRAFDMEKALQKALEVFWRKGYEGASLPDLCEAMGINKPSLYAAFGNKEQLFLKAIELYENRPCAFFYPALELTTSFEVVKHMLCGAASTNADPDNPPGCVIVQGALACSESATFVKEALIAKRRAGETALCTRLEQAKADGDLPQNSDPAALARYILAVMQGMAVQATSGANCAELKQVAETVLSAWPGKRPEL